TCTGAATATTAACAAAGAAAATCAAAGAAGGAAGAAATCAATACTTGTAAAGCTTGCGGGGTACCATTATTGTAATGCACTTTACCCCTACAAAAGATCCTATATATGGACTATTTAAGAATATATAGCAAAACACAGCCCAAAAACATTCTTGTCTCTAAATAAAATTATGCTGTAATTCAAACCAATGAAATAACAGCTTGCTCAGAAGTAGTTTAAACATGCATTTCAAATACTATAGAAATACAGACCACCTTTAGGGAGAAGGATTTATAAACGTGAAGTTTAACATAACCAATCATATTAGCTGAGAAAACCGTTACAACTTAACATTGACACTAAACTATATGACAAAAATGGCAGTTTGATATTGTAAACAAGCAACCAGCTCCTTAATTGCAAACCGAGATCTCATCAGGAACCTTAAGGGGGAGTCCCTTATCCTCTCAGAAAACAGACTGAAAAGAAAACGTTGCATTCACAGACAGACCTCTCATCCTTCTCCTTGCGAGACATCTTGCGGTTGTCAGCCTCAGAGAGTTTCCTGGTCACCTCTTTGGAGACAGCATCCTCCCGCTTCTGAGCAACTCTGTTTGAGAGGTAAGAGACACTTAGAAATTGGCTACAATAATCCTAAACACAAAAACAGGCTCCCTCTAGGAATTTGGCAAGTACTGCAAAAATAAGATACAAACTTTGGTTGGTCAAACATACTTGTGTTTAAGGACAAACTTGACATTCTTGTAGGCAAATGCCACCAGGTAGGTGCTGACTAGGGTCATGACAGCATACAGGATCGCTGACTGGACCAGGTCCATATGCCAGATCCTCCAGAACAGCCCTGCACCCAGAGACGACAACAAACAAGGGTTACTTATCATGAACTACTATCAGTTTTGTCTACGATTTAACAGTGCTTAATGTGCCACCTGAAAAGACTAGGTGAAGTAACTCAAGTAATCAACCACattcaatcatattttataACACTACTTTAACGCCATCAGCTGTTTTTTCAAAGTGTTAATGTCAACAGCCAGCCTACCCGCCACCCCCTAAAAATACACAAAGATAACTAATCAATTATCTAAGAAGCTAATTAGCTAGAagctagttagccagctaaATAAATCAACTTCCTAACACTATCTAGCGAGCTAATCAATCTCAACAGCAGTTACCTAGTTAGCGTTAGTTGGTATATTACATTAGCGTCAGTAGGCAGCAGTAAATAGCCTACTAACCAACAACGGTTGTTAAACTACACTTTGGCTAGCTATGTCTGGTTATGCCACGTAACTAGCAGTACGTTCGCTGGCTAGTCGAACGTCCATTCAATAACCTAGGCAAATAACGTACAGTACAGTCAGGAGCTGCTAAAAAGCAAGACATCAGTGTATTCTTTTGGACAAACAAACCATTTCAGTTGCAAAACATTTGATCAAACAGTTTCTAAACACATTTAGTTTCATATGACCCTGGTTGTTTCGCTACAATAGAAACGCTTTCTGTCCAAACGTTTCGCAACAGTAAAACGTTTTGTTTGGAATGGATACCCCGGGTCTTGGTACCGTAAAGTCGTAAGCCAGCTACTTACAAATGGGAATTGCTGAGACTATGAGCGCATTGCCGTAGAAAAGCGCAGAGGACTTTGCAGACAGGTTTCGGCTAAAGTCCTGAAGGAGTAGGTCTTCCTCAGATTGCTGTTTGCTGCTTCCTTTAGGTGCCATGGTTCGAAAGTGACCAGCGTGTCCTCTAGACCTGCAGTGAAAGAAGACCGACACGTATAAACTAGCTTCGTTAGAAAAAGCTAACGACGCGTCAGCACAAATACGGAAGTAGAAGTCTTTTGAACGGAAATTGTCCGAGGTAGTTTTCTTCTTTGGTAAGGATTTTCTTGAGGTTCGTTAAACGCAAAATATCGAACATTGCCATCTACCGTTCTggatgtttaaaataaataagaagAAAACGAGTATATCAAACATACCACTAGGGGACCTTCTTTATCTGTGATCAGATGTTTTGACATGAAACAAACCACTGTGGTTTCCAGTCACAGACGCTATCACGTTATACACAGGAGCTCACCAAAACTGAATACAAGTGGAAAAAAACGTTATCAAATACTCTACTAAGGTCAGTTCAGGATATTGGCAATGAGGCCTTAatccatacatacattttaacaatttaGCATATGCCTTATCCAGACCAGAGAGACTTATGCATATTTTCAAAGACTTTAAATGTCCCttattcaaataattattaaacTAGGATTATAGATTACCAGCAATTTATATGCCTACTACAGAGTGCCAGTACTTTATTTGTCTAGAAAATAAAATTTGCTGAACATTTCTATGGGATAGATGTTTTTGTAAGACTACAAAACAATGAAGGAAGGCtttcaatatttaattatttaatgcaTTACATTTCTCATAGAAGTTGATTAGTAACACCTCAGGAAATGATAAAATCATGTACATTTGCTTAAAAAAAGCGTCACAAATCAATATGACGTTTTTTTCTAAGGtatttaaaaactattttgccctaaataatattttccaggGGACAGAAATAGTCTGGCGTAGTAGTATGATCCATTAGTAAATACCCTACTCAAAGAAGAAGCTATAAGCTAAACTGAGTGAACACATTTTGACACATCTGGGTCACTAGTCGTATCAAATTCTTTGACCCACCTTGACAAACCCTGTCACTCTGCGTTTCAGATCTGTTGACACATTATAATATCAGTGCCACAGTGTATCAGTTCAAACAGAATCTGGCATATTTCAAACTGAAACACTTTGATGAAACTCAACTAATCATGTACGAATCATTTGATGTCAAGACAACATGCCACAGTCAGATACACTTTAAAACAGATTATTCTAGGGAGTTTTCCACTAAATCAGATTAATTTTGATGCTATTTGCACGTCTCAACATCCAATTTAGAGGAAGTTTATAGGCAGTATGCACTTTCAAGATGAAAATGCGACAGACATTCATTTGAATATAATGAATGTGTAGAAGATATCATCATACTAGAAAAAATGGTAGGGTATCTCAAAGAAACTGTAAATTCACCCTGAGACAATAAAAAATACACTCTTTCAATTCAATATCACATCCAGCACAGAGACAATTGAGCTTTGAGCGAACAgagttgtaaaaaaaactaaacaacaaCTAGAGTATGCACATGCATGCTTCATATTAGACGTGTCTCGgcctgagagagaaacaggcgAACTGTGAGTCAGCTTGGGCCATTGCCTGTCTTCCTCAGTGCTGCAATATGATAAGAGGAAAACAGCAGAAGCAGATGGGAGAACCTGAAGCCGCAAACATAGTGCTTAGACCCCCGCCAGGtggctctgtgtgtctgtgcacttCGGAGTACAAGAATGTGTCACAGGCAAAGCAAGCTTGTGTGAGGAAAGCTTCTTTCATGAGAACTTAGGGATTAAACATGCATTTTAGGGGTGCAGACAGAAAAATAGACAACATGAGTCAACATGTCAACatgatatatttaaataatttacaaaaacatatccaccatttattcacatttgtgtttttaattacaAATGAATTTTTGTAAGACATAACAAAGACATGTCTGTCACTTAAAAACTGTAAGTTATGATTGGAAGGGGGAAAAAGACCAATCTCCTGCATATGTTCTATAAATCAAAATCCTACTTTAAGAACATTTCTGTAAAGAGAAAGAATGAATGTATGCCATTAATGCTAAAAGGCCTGTAAAGACAATGCAAGattgtattattttgtcatGGCTGTTATTGTTATgatctttgaaaatgtacagccAAAGCATAATTTCTTTCTCTCGCTAtctcattcactctctctctctctctctctctctctctctctctctctctcactctctctcagctCAGTACAGCCCTGGTGACACAGACTTCACTCATAACGTGACTACagggcagaaacacacacacacagaacatctgACATGGAAGAAAAAAGCAGAACCATAAGATGCCACATCAGAGATGGCACACACCAGTCATCCTCCAGGTTGTGTTCTGTTGGTCTGCTGGTGTGTTTTAGTTCCCTGTTCTGACCCGGGGGACCCTATGAAGAAGACCACCAATCAAAATGACAATCTCATTATCTTCTGTTACTTCCCTAGAGCCAATCTGTGGGCCTGGTGTCTGCTCGCCTGCTCTGCCTGTGCAGTAGGGGCTAAATTAGGCCCCAAGGATGATGTAGGCCCCAAGGCTTGATGTAATGGAAAACGATTGGCCCCTGAATGTGGAGTTCTATATCTCATTAAAGAATAGCATTGCGTACACACAAattgacaacacacacactatttaaCGTTTTACTGTTGTGTGCAGGGACCCCAACCTAAACCTGACTTTTAATCTAACCTCAGAAACGTAACCTTAACcataaatatgatcatataCCCTAATGCCTTACCTTAAATCTATATTTGTCATCTTTCGATATTAGCTAATCAAAATACTGTAATACGGTGTGGTGCTTAGTAGTTCACCTGATATAAGTATGGTACCTGTATTCCCATAGGGACCcaatacagaaatacaaaatCAATGCTGTAACTCACACTGGAcgagtgtctgctgaatga
The sequence above is a segment of the Esox lucius isolate fEsoLuc1 chromosome 1, fEsoLuc1.pri, whole genome shotgun sequence genome. Coding sequences within it:
- the ssr3 gene encoding translocon-associated protein subunit gamma produces the protein MAPKGSSKQQSEEDLLLQDFSRNLSAKSSALFYGNALIVSAIPIWLFWRIWHMDLVQSAILYAVMTLVSTYLVAFAYKNVKFVLKHKVAQKREDAVSKEVTRKLSEADNRKMSRKEKDERILWKKNEVADYEATTFSIFYNNTLFLVLVIIASFFLLKNFNPTVNYILSISASSGLIALLSTGSK